The bacterium genome window below encodes:
- a CDS encoding V-type ATPase subunit, producing the protein MLRLPFNRYPSFGRDDPEYAYACGRVKALETKLLDRVRFERLATSRDIEELFKMLQDTDYSRYLNEVHKPSDFEILLRRELERLFSLISELSVESALEKDLRLPYDFLNLKILVKSLIFERDFSHTFSKYSYYPASLLKHNLETGKGDMLVKEIYDAYESAISSYYETREVFRIDTAVDNAMYKYFANFSLFEFLRIYYNLNADLKNLISFLRLERMGRLQALKHILLPAGYLPQELFYKVPDFNTLLYEIRHTVYYQVLQPGYVQYQKTGSFVKMEKDVANYFNGLVKEASKKDLSVEVLISYFFRKRSEISLLRMIMVSKVNQLPKELVIDRIPEVV; encoded by the coding sequence ATGTTAAGATTACCATTTAATAGGTATCCTTCTTTTGGAAGAGATGATCCTGAATACGCTTATGCATGTGGAAGGGTAAAGGCTCTCGAGACAAAACTGCTGGATCGTGTGAGGTTTGAGCGCCTTGCCACTTCAAGAGATATTGAGGAACTTTTTAAGATGCTTCAGGATACAGACTATTCGCGATATCTAAATGAAGTACATAAACCTTCTGACTTTGAGATTCTGCTGAGAAGAGAGCTTGAGAGACTTTTCTCTTTAATTTCTGAATTGTCCGTTGAGTCAGCCCTGGAAAAGGATCTAAGACTACCTTACGATTTTTTAAATTTGAAAATACTTGTGAAATCCCTTATTTTCGAACGAGACTTTTCTCACACCTTTTCTAAATACTCGTATTACCCTGCGTCTTTGCTCAAACATAATCTTGAAACTGGGAAAGGTGATATGCTCGTTAAAGAAATTTATGATGCTTATGAGAGTGCGATTTCCTCTTACTATGAAACGAGGGAAGTTTTCAGAATTGACACAGCGGTTGATAATGCGATGTATAAATATTTTGCCAACTTTTCACTTTTTGAGTTTCTAAGGATCTACTACAATTTGAATGCAGACCTAAAGAATTTAATTTCCTTTTTGAGACTTGAGAGAATGGGAAGACTGCAAGCCCTAAAACATATTCTACTTCCTGCAGGATATTTACCTCAGGAACTCTTCTATAAAGTCCCAGATTTTAACACCCTACTATACGAGATAAGGCATACAGTTTATTATCAAGTTCTTCAACCGGGATATGTACAATATCAAAAAACTGGAAGTTTCGTAAAGATGGAAAAGGATGTTGCTAATTACTTCAACGGTCTTGTTAAAGAGGCCTCTAAAAAGGATCTTTCAGTAGAAGTATTAATATCGTACTTCTTCAGAAAGAGAAGCGAGATTTCCCTGCTCAGAATGATAATGGTGTCTAAGGTTAACCAACTTCCCAAGGAACTTGTTATCGATCGGATTCCGGAGGTTGTATGA
- a CDS encoding V-type ATP synthase subunit K yields the protein MTAGLWLSILGAGLATFLPGLGSAIGVGTTARAAAGVLSEDPSKFGRLFLLVALPGTQGFYGFIAALLVIIKVGLLGEVKPLDFMQGLQIFLATIPITFLGYFSAIHQGKVCTAGVEMAAKKPESSMQPVIYAGLVETYAVLGLLATIFILLGIKV from the coding sequence TTGACCGCAGGACTTTGGTTATCAATACTTGGTGCTGGACTGGCGACCTTTTTGCCAGGTCTTGGCTCAGCTATAGGGGTTGGTACGACAGCGAGGGCCGCTGCAGGCGTTCTCTCTGAGGATCCGAGTAAATTTGGAAGGTTGTTCCTTCTGGTAGCCCTTCCAGGTACTCAGGGATTTTACGGATTTATTGCGGCTCTTCTTGTCATAATTAAAGTAGGCCTTTTGGGAGAAGTTAAACCTCTTGATTTCATGCAGGGGCTCCAGATTTTCCTCGCCACTATTCCGATAACGTTTCTTGGATACTTTTCAGCTATACACCAGGGTAAGGTGTGTACTGCGGGTGTTGAGATGGCTGCTAAAAAGCCTGAATCTTCAATGCAACCCGTTATTTATGCGGGTTTAGTTGAAACTTACGCCGTTCTTGGTCTTCTTGCAACTATATTTATATTGCTTGGTATAAAGGTTTAA
- a CDS encoding V-type ATP synthase subunit I produces MAKVPLEKVVFYVHYSEREKLLERLQDEGLVHFVEIRQDLKDEFEVTHLSEVEFESHLESVLTRLSNAIRFLEGYTRKRSFIESLYEAKRPVEKKEFFRIAHCVEPGTILVQVETFEQELAQLTQEESNLLAQKNFILPWVNLEYNLEDIKSTDELIMAPGSLPSGKISELEELPLAFQLVSDDGKRAYGVIIYHEKDEDLIRPALQEKEFEPVEFHGYHGRPAEILRELDEKLSILEEEKRNLKQAIEEVSKHYNALTILYDYYQAVYNRELIDNRGLKTACISAYQGYVRERDRERLEKVFSEFETAYYEVIEPEDGDEVPVELENKGVFKPFEGLVRMYGLPSHVDPDPTAIITPFFILFFGICYGDAAYGLLLSLLSIWFMRKLKISAPLLWILFAGGIASMIFGAITGGWFGDFFERANIGLLNGFRRKMMLFDPMNDVMTFFGLTIALGFIQVNVGLAVNAYKRIKEGDILGALSQPIAWIVILSSLVFLGLFAGKISNPLLNNAVKALALFFVLLMVLFSSRHSRNFIIRIVKGAYNVYNGVGFIGDLLSYVRLMALGLTSSGIAMAINILTLLVWQIPIAGYILGPLVFIFGHLFSLAINILGSIVHPLRLQYVEFFKQFYDDGGTPFLPLRWEGKYTEIVEINKQEV; encoded by the coding sequence ATGGCAAAAGTACCTTTAGAGAAAGTGGTTTTTTACGTACACTATTCCGAAAGAGAAAAACTGCTGGAACGACTTCAGGACGAAGGGCTCGTTCATTTTGTCGAAATTAGGCAGGATCTAAAAGATGAATTTGAAGTTACTCATCTTTCTGAAGTTGAATTTGAATCCCATCTCGAGTCCGTCTTAACGAGGCTTTCTAATGCGATAAGATTTCTTGAAGGTTATACCCGTAAAAGATCCTTCATCGAGAGCTTATACGAAGCGAAAAGGCCCGTTGAGAAAAAGGAATTTTTTAGGATTGCCCATTGTGTTGAACCTGGTACAATTCTTGTTCAGGTTGAGACCTTTGAGCAAGAGTTGGCTCAGTTAACCCAGGAAGAGTCCAACCTTTTGGCTCAAAAAAATTTCATTTTACCTTGGGTTAATCTGGAATATAATCTCGAAGATATTAAGAGTACTGATGAATTGATAATGGCACCGGGTTCACTTCCCAGCGGTAAAATTTCTGAACTTGAGGAACTCCCCTTAGCATTTCAACTTGTATCTGATGATGGCAAGAGGGCTTATGGTGTTATAATTTACCACGAAAAGGATGAGGATTTAATCCGACCGGCACTACAGGAAAAAGAGTTTGAACCCGTTGAGTTTCACGGTTACCATGGTCGTCCTGCTGAAATTCTAAGAGAATTGGATGAGAAACTTAGTATCCTTGAAGAGGAAAAGAGAAATTTAAAGCAGGCAATTGAGGAGGTTTCCAAACACTATAATGCCCTTACTATATTGTACGATTATTATCAGGCGGTTTATAATAGAGAATTGATAGATAACCGTGGCCTGAAGACCGCTTGCATCTCAGCTTACCAGGGATACGTGAGGGAAAGGGATCGTGAAAGACTTGAAAAAGTCTTTTCCGAATTTGAAACTGCCTATTATGAAGTAATTGAGCCAGAAGATGGTGATGAAGTTCCCGTTGAACTGGAAAACAAGGGTGTTTTTAAACCGTTTGAAGGTTTGGTGAGGATGTACGGGCTTCCCTCTCATGTTGACCCTGATCCCACAGCGATCATTACGCCCTTCTTTATTCTATTCTTTGGGATTTGCTACGGGGATGCCGCCTACGGATTACTCCTTTCCTTGTTGTCTATCTGGTTTATGAGGAAACTAAAAATTTCAGCGCCTCTTTTATGGATTCTTTTTGCTGGTGGGATTGCCTCCATGATTTTCGGTGCTATCACGGGCGGGTGGTTTGGCGATTTCTTTGAAAGGGCAAATATAGGTCTTCTTAATGGGTTTCGGAGGAAGATGATGCTTTTTGATCCCATGAACGATGTGATGACCTTTTTCGGTTTAACGATTGCCCTTGGTTTCATCCAAGTCAATGTGGGGCTTGCAGTAAATGCTTACAAGAGGATTAAAGAGGGGGATATCCTTGGAGCCCTTTCTCAGCCTATTGCCTGGATAGTTATTTTATCTTCCCTTGTTTTTCTTGGTCTTTTTGCAGGTAAAATTTCAAATCCACTGCTTAATAACGCCGTGAAAGCACTGGCATTATTTTTTGTCCTCTTAATGGTTTTGTTCAGCTCAAGACATAGCAGGAATTTTATTATTCGCATTGTAAAAGGTGCCTATAATGTGTATAATGGCGTTGGCTTTATAGGGGATCTTCTTTCCTATGTCCGTTTAATGGCTCTTGGCCTAACTTCCTCCGGAATTGCAATGGCGATCAATATCTTAACTTTGCTCGTTTGGCAAATTCCCATTGCCGGGTATATTCTTGGACCTTTGGTCTTTATTTTTGGGCATTTGTTCAGCCTTGCAATAAATATTCTTGGCTCAATTGTGCATCCTTTGCGCTTGCAATACGTTGAGTTTTTCAAACAGTTTTATGACGACGGTGGAACACCATTCCTTCCTTTAAGGTGGGAAGGAAAGTACACTGAGATTGTTGAAATTAATAAACAGGAGGTGTAA
- a CDS encoding V-type ATP synthase subunit A, giving the protein MKSGRIVKVSGPLVVAEGMLGTKMYDVVYVGEIRLLGEVIELKGDRAYIQVYEDTHGIGPGDPVYGTGYPLMVELGPGLIESFFDGIQRPLDKIKILSGDFISRGLHVPGLPRDKKWFFVPKVKKGDVVEEGDIIGEVDETTLVKHKIMIPPGINGVIDEIKEGVFTVEDVVAVVKDKEGKLHEIKMMQKWPVRIPRPYKEKHLPDTPMFTGQRVIDTFFPIAKGGTACVPGPFGSGKTVIQHQLAKWSDANIVVYIGCGERGNEMTDVLIEFPELKDPYSGEPLMKRTVLIANTSNMPVAAREASIYTGITIAEYFRDMGYSVALMADSTSRWAEAMREISGRLEEMPGEEGYPAYLAARVASFYERAGKVTCLGKDNREGTLTVIGAVSPPGGDLSDPVVQSTLRVVKVFWSLEDKLAYRRHFPAINWLTSYSLYRENLRPYYEKNVAPDFYDMVLEAMKILEKEAELEEIVRLVGAEALSQDDQLLLEIARSIREDFLHQNAFHEVDTFASIRKQYFMLKVILKLYEVCKEIIAKGETTVKDLKKKPVWEKVARMKYFSENELGEIEKLLKEIDHEVRQPVG; this is encoded by the coding sequence ATGAAGTCCGGGAGAATCGTAAAAGTTTCAGGTCCCCTCGTTGTGGCCGAAGGTATGCTTGGTACTAAGATGTACGACGTTGTCTACGTTGGAGAGATAAGACTTTTGGGCGAAGTTATTGAATTGAAAGGTGATAGGGCTTACATACAAGTTTATGAGGATACCCACGGTATAGGTCCTGGGGACCCTGTTTATGGAACAGGATACCCTCTGATGGTTGAACTTGGCCCTGGGCTTATTGAATCTTTCTTTGATGGAATTCAAAGACCACTTGATAAAATTAAAATTTTATCGGGTGATTTTATTTCCCGTGGTCTTCACGTTCCTGGATTGCCTCGAGACAAGAAGTGGTTCTTTGTTCCAAAGGTGAAAAAGGGTGATGTTGTTGAAGAAGGAGATATCATAGGCGAGGTTGATGAGACTACTCTCGTAAAGCACAAAATAATGATTCCGCCTGGTATTAACGGCGTTATTGATGAAATCAAAGAGGGCGTTTTCACAGTGGAAGATGTAGTTGCGGTAGTTAAGGATAAGGAGGGAAAACTTCACGAGATCAAGATGATGCAAAAGTGGCCTGTAAGAATTCCAAGACCATATAAAGAAAAACATCTACCTGATACTCCTATGTTCACAGGGCAAAGAGTAATTGACACTTTTTTCCCAATTGCAAAAGGCGGTACTGCATGTGTTCCCGGACCTTTTGGATCAGGTAAAACTGTAATACAGCACCAGCTCGCTAAGTGGTCTGATGCTAACATTGTCGTTTACATAGGTTGTGGTGAACGCGGTAATGAAATGACTGATGTGCTAATAGAATTTCCAGAGTTGAAAGACCCCTATTCCGGTGAGCCTCTAATGAAAAGGACGGTTTTGATTGCTAACACTTCAAATATGCCTGTTGCAGCGAGAGAAGCATCCATTTACACCGGAATCACTATTGCAGAGTATTTCAGGGACATGGGGTACTCCGTTGCTCTTATGGCAGATTCAACATCAAGATGGGCTGAAGCTATGAGAGAGATTTCAGGCCGTCTTGAAGAAATGCCAGGAGAAGAAGGCTATCCCGCATATCTCGCGGCAAGGGTTGCCAGCTTTTACGAAAGGGCTGGGAAAGTAACCTGCCTTGGAAAGGATAACAGAGAAGGAACCCTTACTGTGATTGGTGCAGTTTCCCCGCCTGGTGGTGACCTTTCAGATCCAGTGGTTCAGTCAACCCTCAGAGTTGTTAAAGTATTCTGGAGTCTTGAGGATAAACTCGCCTACAGGAGGCATTTCCCTGCCATCAACTGGTTGACCAGCTATTCGCTTTACAGAGAAAATTTAAGGCCCTATTATGAGAAAAATGTAGCTCCAGACTTTTATGACATGGTTCTCGAAGCAATGAAAATTCTCGAAAAGGAGGCGGAACTGGAGGAGATTGTAAGGCTTGTTGGTGCAGAGGCACTGTCTCAAGATGACCAGTTACTTCTGGAAATTGCAAGAAGTATCCGTGAGGATTTCCTGCATCAAAACGCTTTCCATGAAGTAGACACTTTTGCATCCATAAGAAAACAGTATTTCATGCTCAAAGTCATACTAAAACTTTACGAAGTATGTAAAGAGATCATTGCAAAAGGCGAGACAACGGTCAAGGATTTAAAGAAAAAACCCGTTTGGGAGAAAGTGGCAAGAATGAAATATTTCTCAGAGAATGAATTGGGTGAAATTGAGAAATTGTTAAAGGAGATTGATCATGAAGTTAGACAGCCTGTTGGTTAA
- a CDS encoding T9SS type A sorting domain-containing protein, producing the protein MVNAPWAKLGEVGRYQFFLADEDNNDFVGWFDSTGTLIADTIHFKCTSYYSDFGYLEGVIDLSPYGNLQVIYIAVGSYSTEDGGALQWQVPRPLTQNGNIEGEEYFTYIIDSSVVRDSLNLKKIVINSIIKAETPIKLKIPPGISGTFKIFIYNIYGSLFTKTEIQADTNDSTIQIPFENAVPGVYFIKVEAKDLRTIQKIVVVK; encoded by the coding sequence ATGGTAAATGCACCATGGGCAAAGCTGGGAGAGGTTGGAAGATATCAGTTCTTCCTGGCTGACGAAGATAACAACGATTTTGTAGGCTGGTTCGATTCAACTGGTACCTTAATAGCAGACACAATCCATTTTAAATGCACCTCCTATTACAGTGACTTTGGTTATTTAGAAGGAGTCATCGATTTATCACCCTACGGAAATTTACAGGTTATTTACATCGCTGTGGGTTCCTACTCAACAGAAGACGGTGGCGCTTTGCAATGGCAGGTTCCGAGACCTTTGACACAAAACGGAAATATTGAGGGTGAAGAATATTTCACTTATATTATTGATTCATCAGTTGTAAGAGACAGTTTGAACCTTAAAAAGATTGTCATCAACAGCATTATAAAAGCAGAAACGCCTATAAAATTAAAAATTCCTCCAGGAATTTCCGGAACCTTTAAAATTTTCATTTACAACATTTATGGCAGCCTTTTTACTAAAACAGAAATCCAAGCAGACACAAATGACTCTACCATCCAAATTCCTTTTGAAAACGCAGTTCCTGGAGTATACTTTATAAAAGTAGAAGCTAAAGACCTTAGAACGATCCAAAAAATAGTGGTGGTAAAATGA
- a CDS encoding V-type ATP synthase subunit B, giving the protein MKLDSLLVKKRLSKFNAVTNISGPLMLVEGISGVKYGELVEIELPSGEIRRGEVLQVEEDKVLLQVFEGTSGIDIPKTSVRFLAKGLEINLSLDMLGRVFNGLGRPIDGGPEVVPEERADINGAPINPYARDYPNEFIQTGISAIDGLNTLVRGQKLPIFSGSGLPHNRLATQIARQAEVRGEGESFAVVFAAMGITFEEAEFFIKSFRDTGAIGRAVLFINLADDPAIERIATPRVALTTAEYLAFKKDMHVLVILTDMTNYCEALREISAARKEVPGRRGYPGYLYTDLATIYERAGRIKGKKGSITLIPILTMPEDDKTHPIPDLTGYITEGQIILSRTLHRKKIYPPIDVLPSLSRLKDKGIGKGKTREDHSDVFNQLFACYARGKEVQELAVILGEGALSEIDKIYYKFADLFEERYVGQGEFEDRSIEETLDLGWELLSMFPTSELKRIRPQFIEKYLKKAES; this is encoded by the coding sequence ATGAAGTTAGACAGCCTGTTGGTTAAAAAAAGGCTCTCAAAATTTAACGCTGTTACCAATATTTCAGGTCCTTTAATGCTCGTGGAGGGCATTAGCGGTGTTAAGTATGGTGAGCTCGTAGAAATTGAATTACCTTCTGGTGAGATTAGGAGAGGCGAAGTTTTACAGGTAGAAGAAGATAAGGTTTTATTGCAAGTTTTTGAGGGAACATCGGGAATTGACATTCCAAAAACTTCGGTAAGATTCCTTGCAAAAGGTCTGGAGATTAACCTTTCCCTTGATATGCTTGGAAGAGTTTTTAATGGTCTCGGTCGTCCGATTGATGGTGGCCCTGAAGTGGTCCCTGAAGAGAGAGCAGATATTAATGGGGCACCCATAAACCCTTATGCCAGGGATTATCCGAATGAATTTATTCAAACGGGTATTTCAGCAATTGATGGATTAAACACTCTCGTTAGAGGGCAGAAACTACCCATTTTCTCTGGCTCTGGTTTACCACATAACAGGCTTGCTACGCAGATTGCTAGACAGGCAGAAGTTCGGGGAGAGGGTGAAAGTTTTGCTGTAGTTTTTGCTGCAATGGGTATAACCTTTGAGGAAGCGGAGTTTTTCATTAAAAGTTTCAGGGATACAGGTGCTATTGGAAGAGCAGTCCTTTTTATAAATCTTGCCGATGACCCTGCAATTGAGAGAATAGCAACTCCAAGAGTCGCTTTAACCACTGCTGAGTACCTCGCATTTAAAAAAGATATGCACGTTCTTGTTATTCTCACCGATATGACAAATTACTGTGAAGCACTGCGCGAGATTTCTGCAGCAAGAAAGGAAGTTCCAGGAAGAAGAGGATACCCTGGGTACCTTTACACTGACCTTGCCACAATTTATGAAAGGGCAGGAAGAATAAAGGGCAAAAAGGGCTCTATTACTTTAATTCCCATTCTTACGATGCCTGAAGACGATAAAACCCATCCCATACCTGACCTTACAGGCTATATAACGGAAGGACAAATCATCCTTTCCAGGACCCTACACAGGAAAAAGATTTACCCACCCATAGATGTTCTTCCTTCCCTTTCAAGATTGAAGGACAAGGGAATTGGAAAGGGTAAAACGAGGGAGGACCATTCTGATGTTTTCAACCAGCTCTTTGCCTGTTATGCAAGAGGCAAAGAAGTTCAGGAATTAGCGGTAATTTTAGGTGAAGGTGCGTTATCAGAAATTGATAAAATTTACTACAAATTTGCGGATCTCTTCGAAGAAAGATATGTGGGGCAGGGGGAGTTTGAAGACAGAAGTATCGAGGAGACCCTTGACCTTGGTTGGGAATTACTCTCTATGTTCCCGACTTCTGAGCTTAAGAGAATTAGGCCTCAGTTTATCGAAAAGTATTTGAAGAAGGCAGAGAGTTGA
- a CDS encoding carbohydrate-binding protein produces MLVAVIIIKFLLLGGTAKIAFLHHGNQHFSDNGSYALRPGDYGYNGNSFHRTLDTHEYYNCPIDIHISGTLTQSYTWMQNDRGLLNRLRGDLVYLVGGTYAEHIMPYAERNINKFSLWYAKTLYENSIKGVGWPEYPNVIWIPERVFKSELLMPYSLIKVLNEEYGKYDSQGRYLAPCIVLDDNVHEWFSHTYPDGSTCNNSRKVHRIFDSEGNYVFVVFIQKVARDQMVWNDISNPSNPLHQLLSSLANDSDQEQIVIYGDDWEKAAGVAGWDFGQAGAPASSYDWNIRFIKEQNWIQPIHIAEAVKWWGVDKIYDSDPYNDPPIIDINYATYQELNDWTGGTYDNWYNDFKSTVGWGCETGPDLNGNSVKGDYEDLWKFAYNYLMNVSDNEFAKLGWITLSSMLYETAWHTGPGGELVYWGKNLWNHTRYGAIFGYGAIWLDSLRFQEIPRIDSMDLDADGIREYAIYNDKLCLIFDRRGGRALVVFTSDTSCVVGNLMSNWNGEGDYNDGGHPGLFNDSQGENSWFDVNMSYSVDTAIITFTESYAWDGNPQSDLTKIIKLTPGKNFVSVSYNSLYSNWTKAGVTPSLYRQILSGYNMRPLYGISGNGWTYGGYESLYDSVKAVFLYPSGTGLTFNFLGKMSSGAELIEVGGKNGTYTIYFYAGKGVPDIDLPGPGDREGPRIWNTTFSPNYNILETDSVLVTCNILDPSGILGAWVRYTNNNWQSYTDIPMLPDDGQNRDYNGNHEPDSTLYGVYLPPQPTGTRVYFAIRAKDNSPYQNENWDNNNGQNYSYTVGFQDFVLDGILDRVAFLLAQNENMHLYGYYDRNTKRLTLQLNPQVTPRRTSQDTFSMIISFLYLLIPLLW; encoded by the coding sequence ATGTTGGTTGCGGTAATTATTATTAAATTTTTGCTTTTAGGCGGAACCGCAAAAATCGCCTTTTTACATCATGGAAACCAACATTTCTCAGACAATGGCTCTTACGCATTGAGACCTGGGGACTACGGATACAATGGTAACTCTTTCCACCGCACCCTCGATACCCATGAATATTACAACTGCCCCATTGACATACACATTTCGGGAACACTAACTCAATCTTATACATGGATGCAAAACGATCGCGGCTTACTTAATAGGCTTCGCGGAGATTTGGTTTACCTCGTCGGCGGTACTTATGCAGAACACATTATGCCTTATGCAGAGAGGAACATTAATAAATTTTCACTCTGGTATGCAAAAACCTTATATGAAAACTCAATCAAAGGGGTTGGATGGCCTGAGTATCCGAATGTAATATGGATCCCAGAACGAGTTTTCAAATCAGAGCTCCTTATGCCTTATTCCTTAATTAAGGTTTTAAACGAAGAATACGGTAAATATGATTCTCAGGGTAGATACCTTGCACCCTGTATTGTCCTGGATGATAATGTCCACGAGTGGTTTTCTCATACTTATCCCGACGGCAGCACCTGTAACAACTCACGGAAGGTTCACAGAATTTTTGATAGTGAAGGCAATTATGTCTTCGTTGTATTTATTCAAAAGGTTGCCAGAGATCAGATGGTCTGGAACGACATATCCAACCCTTCAAATCCTCTACATCAACTCCTGTCCTCCCTTGCAAACGATTCAGATCAAGAACAGATAGTAATCTATGGCGACGACTGGGAAAAGGCTGCAGGAGTTGCAGGTTGGGATTTCGGTCAAGCGGGGGCACCCGCTTCAAGTTATGATTGGAATATAAGGTTCATAAAAGAGCAAAATTGGATACAACCAATCCACATCGCTGAGGCTGTAAAATGGTGGGGGGTTGATAAAATTTACGACAGTGATCCATATAACGACCCACCTATCATAGACATAAACTATGCAACTTATCAGGAACTCAACGATTGGACAGGTGGAACTTACGACAACTGGTACAACGACTTTAAATCAACCGTAGGATGGGGATGTGAAACCGGACCTGACTTGAACGGAAATAGTGTTAAAGGTGATTATGAAGATCTGTGGAAATTTGCTTACAACTACCTCATGAATGTCTCAGATAATGAGTTTGCAAAACTGGGCTGGATCACTTTATCCTCAATGCTTTACGAAACGGCCTGGCATACAGGCCCTGGTGGTGAACTGGTTTACTGGGGAAAAAATCTATGGAACCACACAAGATATGGAGCAATTTTTGGTTACGGCGCAATTTGGCTTGATTCTCTCAGATTTCAAGAAATCCCCAGAATTGACAGTATGGACTTGGATGCAGATGGAATTAGAGAATATGCAATTTACAATGATAAATTGTGCTTAATTTTCGATCGAAGAGGAGGTCGAGCCCTTGTAGTATTTACTTCTGATACTTCTTGTGTTGTTGGAAATCTTATGAGTAACTGGAATGGTGAAGGCGATTACAACGATGGCGGACATCCCGGCCTTTTCAATGATTCACAAGGTGAGAATTCATGGTTTGACGTAAATATGTCCTACTCAGTTGACACCGCAATTATTACTTTTACTGAGAGCTATGCGTGGGACGGAAACCCGCAAAGTGACCTAACAAAAATAATAAAACTAACACCTGGTAAAAACTTTGTTTCAGTATCATATAACTCCCTCTACTCCAACTGGACAAAGGCTGGTGTAACACCTTCACTCTATAGACAGATTCTTAGTGGATACAACATGAGGCCCCTATACGGGATTAGTGGAAATGGATGGACCTATGGTGGATACGAAAGCCTTTACGATTCTGTCAAAGCGGTATTCCTCTACCCATCCGGGACTGGATTGACCTTTAATTTCCTTGGCAAAATGTCGTCGGGAGCAGAGCTCATAGAAGTTGGAGGCAAAAATGGAACTTACACAATTTACTTTTACGCAGGAAAGGGTGTTCCGGACATAGACTTACCGGGTCCTGGAGACAGGGAAGGTCCAAGAATTTGGAATACAACCTTTAGCCCGAATTACAACATACTTGAAACGGATAGTGTGCTTGTGACCTGTAACATTCTCGATCCTTCTGGTATATTAGGTGCTTGGGTAAGATACACAAACAATAACTGGCAATCCTACACAGATATCCCAATGCTTCCCGATGATGGTCAAAACCGGGATTATAACGGAAACCACGAACCAGATTCTACCCTTTACGGTGTCTACCTACCTCCTCAACCTACTGGTACCAGGGTATACTTCGCTATTCGTGCAAAAGACAACTCACCTTATCAAAATGAGAACTGGGATAACAACAATGGCCAGAATTATTCATACACTGTTGGATTCCAGGATTTCGTCTTAGACGGCATCCTTGATAGAGTTGCTTTTCTTTTAGCCCAAAATGAAAATATGCATCTTTACGGTTACTATGATCGAAACACAAAAAGGCTTACGTTGCAACTGAATCCGCAGGTAACGCCTCGGCGAACCAGTCAGGATACTTTTTCAATGATCATTTCATTTTTATATCTTTTGATCCCTCTGCTATGGTAA
- a CDS encoding V-type ATP synthase subunit F, which yields MKRVICLGKYETVFPLKAIGMEYKVCNTGEEAREALKSLISENYGLIFIEEDYFQSVKDIVDSLKEQAYPAVMFIPGAGGSTGQAREKLRAILLKSIGIDIF from the coding sequence ATGAAAAGGGTAATTTGTCTGGGTAAGTATGAAACTGTATTTCCTTTAAAGGCTATAGGAATGGAGTATAAGGTTTGTAATACTGGTGAAGAAGCCAGAGAAGCTCTTAAGAGTCTTATTTCGGAGAATTACGGCTTGATTTTTATTGAAGAGGATTATTTTCAAAGTGTTAAGGATATCGTTGATAGTTTAAAAGAGCAGGCTTACCCTGCAGTAATGTTCATTCCTGGTGCGGGGGGAAGTACCGGCCAGGCAAGGGAAAAATTGAGAGCAATTTTGCTTAAATCCATTGGAATTGACATCTTTTAG
- a CDS encoding V-type ATP synthase subunit E yields the protein MGLQEIINKIKEETELKRREILDRAIAERERILKEADARVEEIQRKAQQEKEKLVIQKLNALIADYEIKSNVEIAKIKREILKGVYDKVQRYIIENKQIYSEIVKKLFELVELNGDEEIFVSESESVISRDFIEQMNREKGWKLKLSEKPVKINGGFLAKGPKSVIDASIEKLIEVLQEETEVHVSNILFS from the coding sequence TTGGGCCTTCAGGAGATAATAAATAAAATTAAAGAAGAAACGGAACTTAAAAGACGCGAAATTCTTGATAGAGCGATAGCCGAAAGAGAAAGAATCCTGAAAGAAGCGGATGCCCGGGTGGAGGAAATTCAGCGCAAAGCCCAGCAGGAAAAAGAAAAGCTGGTAATTCAAAAGCTTAATGCTCTCATTGCAGATTATGAAATAAAGTCAAATGTTGAAATTGCCAAAATAAAAAGGGAAATTTTGAAAGGGGTTTACGACAAGGTCCAGAGATACATAATCGAAAATAAGCAGATATACAGTGAAATAGTTAAAAAGCTATTTGAACTGGTTGAACTGAATGGCGATGAGGAGATATTTGTTTCAGAAAGTGAGTCTGTAATTAGCAGGGATTTCATTGAGCAAATGAACAGGGAAAAGGGATGGAAGTTGAAACTCTCCGAGAAGCCTGTTAAGATCAATGGCGGATTTCTTGCGAAGGGTCCCAAATCGGTTATAGATGCTTCAATAGAGAAACTTATCGAAGTTTTACAAGAAGAGACTGAAGTTCATGTCTCAAACATTTTGTTTTCCTAA